The genomic interval GCCTTCGACCGCTTGATCGGCAAGCGCTCCAACACCGACGCCGATGCGGCGGTCGAGGCCACCGAAACCTACGTCTACGACGGCAACCAGATCGTGCTGCGGTTTGCCGACGATGACGCAGCGGCCCTGACGCTCAGCGACCTCAAAAACCGCTACCTGTGGGGACCGGCGGTCGATCAGATTCTGGCCGAGGAAAATGTCGCATGGTATTACGCCCCCGGCACGGCCGACTGGGCGCTTTCGGACCATCAAAACACCGTGCGCGACTGGGTGCGGTCCAGCGGCGGCACGACCACCGTCGTCGACCACGCCCAATACGACGCCTTCGGCAACCGGCTGGATGCGCCCGCCGTCGATTCGCTGTTCGGCTACACCGGCCGCTATCATGATGACGACACCGGCCTACAATGGAACGGCAGCGATCAAGGCGGCGGCCGCTGGTACGATTCCGCCACCGGCCGCTGGCTGAGTAAAGATCGCATAGGCTTTAATGCTGGTGATCCGAATTTGTATCGCTACGCGTACAATAGTTCGACGATTTACGTTGACCCGAGTGGGCGATTCCCCGTTGACGATCCCGCTGGACAGGCATGGTTTGCAGCACACCCGATCTATTGGACGAATCCAAACA from Pirellulales bacterium carries:
- a CDS encoding RHS repeat-associated core domain-containing protein codes for the protein MIGKRSNTDADAAVEATETYVYDGNQIVLRFADDDAAALTLSDLKNRYLWGPAVDQILAEENVAWYYAPGTADWALSDHQNTVRDWVRSSGGTTTVVDHAQYDAFGNRLDAPAVDSLFGYTGRYHDDDTGLQWNGSDQGGGRWYDSATGRWLSKDRIGFNAGDPNLYRYAYNSSTIYVDPSGRFPVDDPAGQAWFAAHPIYWTNPNTGKKFRVPPSGLGVFNAPSYGRNGPPSFPQQWKWAYNNSPTAQTAAVVGITAAVVAGGFALFGVPSLGWINVGSWSGNLHFAVTVEGTTLGAVGDVGAMTVIPHAGAWSWVPWASVPAPFWNPGFAATAAAEETAVYNCFSVVIHSIIKF